Part of the Thermodesulfobacteriota bacterium genome, TTCTACGGCCAGGTGATGTCCTCGCTGAAGAGCGTCGGCATCGACGTCGCCATACACACGACGCCCAACGAAATCCCGGACCCCATACCTTTCGAAGAGGATCACCAGCACGGCTCCTACGACGCCGACTACGCCAACCGCTTCTGGCGCGTGCTGGTTCAATCAGACCGCATATTCAAGGAATTCAGGGCGCATTTCATAGGGAAATGCAGCCCGGTCCACTTCTTCTGGGGGAGCTTCGACCTCGCCGTCACGCGCTTTTCCGGGCGCACCGCCCCGCCGCATCCGGGCGGCGTTCCGAATATGCCCGACGTCGTCGCGCGCGAGGCCTACTCGCACGAAGTTTCGAGCTGCGGCTTCTGGCCCGGCGGCGGAGCGATCGATTATCCCACTTACTACGCCTACGCCTATCCGACCCCCGAGGGCTTTAAGGACTATAAAATAAAGCCGAAGGGGGCGTTTTACAGTAACGACCTCGGCGAATTCCTG contains:
- a CDS encoding DUF5996 family protein, with product MTPVYPGNIDPWPALPLGEWKDTAATLHMWTQIVGKIRLEQTPWVNHSWHVTLYVTSRGLTTSPVPYGLKTFQIDFDFIDHKLVIETSDGNVRLLDLRPRTVADFYGQVMSSLKSVGIDVAIHTTPNEIPDPIPFEEDHQHGSYDADYANRFWRVLVQSDRIFKEFRAHFIGKCSPVHFFWGSFDLAVTRFSGRTAPPHPGGVPNMPDVVAREAYSHEVSSCGFWPGGGAIDYPTYYAYAYPTPEGFKDYKIKPKGAFYSNDLGEFLLPYDEVRTSDDPDAALLDFLQSTYAAAADLAKWDRAALERYKLP